A segment of the Fibrobacter sp. genome:
AGCAAATTTTCGGTACAGGTGTAATGGGCGCCGCCACGGGTGTCGTCTTTCGGGGCGAGGATGGCTACGGTTATGGATGCGCCGCAGGATTGAGCGTCGCGACTTAGCTGGCCAAGTTTCTGCCCGATTTTTGTGTACAGCTTGGGAGCGTCAAATGCCAGGCGCTTGCCGTAGGGCGGGTTTAATAAAATCACAATGTCGCGGGCTGTATCGTTTGCGGATGGTCGAACTGCGCAAATGTCATCAATGGTGTAGCTAAAGAAATCCTTCAGCTGCGGGTTGATGGTGACTGCGTTGGGATTTGTTTTCGCAATTTCTGCCAGCGGGCTAGCTTCTGCATTATGCTTGATAATGCTGATGGGGCGTTCCGAAATGTCGCTAGTGATAATGCGTAATATGTTTTGTGTTGATTCTAGATTCTGTTCCTTCGAACCTAATTCAACTAAGGAACTAAAGTTCCTAGTTTCATTTATCGACTCCGCTCCGCTTCGCTCAGGATGACATTGTGTAGAATCCGCAGCCTTTAGCAAATAGTTCCAGGTGCCTTCCTTAAAGGCGGGCTGGTGCTTCAAGGCAAAGTCCCTGCACTTGCCGGGAATCAGACCGTTTGCAATGTAGGCCGCTTCCAGCGAGAAGGTGCCGCTACCGGCCATAGGGTCCACGATATTTAATTGATGATTATCGCAGGATGGTGTTTGCCTAACGCTTGATGATTGATGAATGGCTTGGAACCTGACTGCCTCGAAAATCATTGCTGCTGCAATAGTTTCTTTCAGCGGGGCTTCGGCAACAAAACGCTCGTGACCGCGCTTGTAAAGTTCTTCACCGGCCAGGTCCAGCCAGAGGGTGCAGCGGTCATCCTGCAAGTTGACGTACAGGTTTTGCGGATACGAGTCTGGATTAGAACCAGCCAAGGCCTTGGCGATAATCGGTGCCACTCTTTCTTCGATGGCACCTGAGTGATAGAGCCTTGAATGCTTGCAAGTCACGTGTATATCTAGATTCTGTTCCTTCGAACCTAATTCAACTAAGGAACTAAAGTTCCTAGTTTCATTTATCGACTTCGCTACGCTTCGCTCAGAATGACAAACGGGCAAATACAATTCCCAGGGTACCGCGGCAGTGCCTTTTTCCAGCTGTCCGAAATTCTCTGCCTTGAAACAGCCGATTTCCATCAGCACGCGGTTGGCGATGCGGCAGTAGGCCACAGCCTTCCAGGCTTCCGTGATCTTTGCGGTAAATTCCACCTTGCCGTCGCCTGCGACTTTTATACCCGCGGCGCAGTTCTCGCTAGATGTGTTTGCCGTGCTGTTCAAACCAGATGCGTTTGCGCACTTCGAACCCGGCGTCCCATCTGAAGTGACTTCCACCCCGATGTACTTTAACTCTTCCGCCAGCGTTTCTTCAAAGCCCAAAGGAGCTACCGCCATAAACCGATGGGGCTTTCCTATTACGTGCTTCTTGATTCGCTTTTCCAAAGCGGAACTGTTCTGTACATCAGCCATGCCCGCAAATATAAAATTATATTTCTCACCATGAATTTATTCAAAGATAAAGTGGTTGTTGTTACCGGTGGTGCCCATGGAATCGGCGCTACCATCGTCAGTGAATTTGAAAAAGAAGGGGCCAAGGTTGCCCTTATAGACATTCGTGAAAACCCCTGTTATGTTGGGGATCTTTCCAAGAAGGAAGTGCTTGAAGATTTCGCAAAGTTCGTCATCGAAAAGTTCGGCCACGTGGATGTTCTGGTGAATAATGCTTTGCCGCTGATGAAGGGTATTGACGAATGCTCCTATGAGGAATTTTCCTACGCTTTGGCGGTGGGGGTGACGGCACCTTTTTACTTGGCAAAACTTTTTGCACCTTACTTTGCAAAAGGTGCATGCATCATTAATATGTCCTCTAGTCGCGACCGCATGAGTCAGCCGCAGACGGAAAGCTATACGGCGGCAAAGGGCGGCATCGCAGCGCTTACTCACGCACTTGCCGTAAGCCTCGGGGAACGCGGCGTGAGAGTAAATTCCATTTCTCCGGGTTGGATCGATACCGGTTTTACCGTATATGAAGGTCCCGATGCAACCCAGCAGCCCGCAGGCCGCGTCGGCAATCCACTGGATATTTCCAACATGGTGCTGTTCCTAGCCAGCGACAAGGCCGGCTTCATTACTGGCGAAAACATCTGCATCGACGGTGGCATGACCAAGCAGATGATTTACCACAACGACTGCGGCTGGAAACTAGAAAAATAGCGTATATCCCCAAGAAATTGCTGCATTGCAAAATTGAAAATTGTTGCAAAAAAAATGTCCGCCAATGGCGGACTTTTTTATCGCGATATAGGTTCTGTTTGCTACACCAGCAGTGATTTAGAACTGGAAGTAAATGAATGGCGGGGTATCGGCGCTCATAAACTGGTACATAAAGAATATGATTACCGCCGTGGCAAGAACCATCAGGGGCAACGGCAGGGTGGCAAATGCAATGCGGTAGCGAGACTTGATACGCTGGGGAATCCAGTGAATCAGCATGCCTGCCACGAATACCAGGATAATATTCATGTGTTCCCAGGCAATGGCGGGAATGGTATCCAACTTCCAGGCGGAACCCATCTGGTTCACCATGTTCTTGGCCGTGTTCCAGGCCACTTCGTTAGCTTCCGCCGGGTCCAGGTTGGAGCCTGCGCGGAAGAACAAACGGGTAAAGGTGATGAACACGAAGGTGAGGGTCACATTCCAGGCGACATAGAGCCAGTGGAAAGTCTTCTGGCTGAACAGTCGGAAAATCATGACGGAGTAAATGCCCACAAACAGTGCACCGAACCATACTGTAAGAATGGCGAAAATGGGATAACCCAGGATCTTGTAGAAAATGGCGCAGATTGCCAGCAGGAAAAAGGATGCGAAGGCTCGCCAGGAGAGGCTTCGCTTGCACCAAATAAGGTTGAAAATCTGTCCAAATCCGTTGAGGCCGCCCCAAATGATAAAGTTGAAGCTTGCGCCGTGCCAGAGGCCGCCCAGGAGCTTTGTAGTCATGGCGTTCATCTGGGTGGTAATGAACTTCTTGGATTCCGGCTTAAAGCGCATATAGAGAAGAATGTACAGCAGGAATGCGGCACAACCAACACCAACCCAAATGCTGCCAGAAAGAAGTACGGAGGAAACTGCGGTGAAGATAATCCAGAAATAGGTGCCGAAGGAAGCCTTTCGGTTACCGCCCAGGGGAATGTACAGGTAGTCGCGAAGCCAGGTGGAAAGGCTGATATGCCAACGACGCCAGAAATCCGTGGGGTTCAATGCCTTGTAGGGGCTATTGAAGTTCTGGGGCAGACGGAAACCCATGAGCAAGGCGACGCCAATGGCTATGTCGGTGTAGCCGCTAAAGTCGGCGTAAACCTGCAGGGAGTAGGCGAACAATGCAATAAGGTTTTCAAAGCCGGTGAACAGCAGCGGGGTGTCGAAAACGCGGTCCACAAAATTAGTGGCCAGGTAGTCGCTCAAAATAACCTTCTTGCCAAGGCCATTCAAAATCCAGAAAACTGCAATGCCGAAGGCGCGGCGGGGGAGGAAGAACTTCTTGTAAAGCTGGGGCACGAAATTATCGGCGCGGACAATGGGGCCTGCCACCAACTGGGGGAAGAATGTGAGATAAAAGCCGAAGTCAAGGACATTGCTTACGGCCTTGATCTTGCCGCGGTAAATATCGACGCAGTAACTGATGGCCTGGAAAGTGAAGAAGGAAATACCCACCGGCAGGATAATGGTATCCACCAGGGAGTTGGTCTTGAAAATAGCGTTGCTTGCTGCGGCAAAGAAATTGTAGACATGAAGTTCAATGCCCGTAATCTGGTAGAACACATCCAGGAAGAAGTAGGCGTACTTGAAGTAGCTCAGTACCAAAAGGTCGATGGCAACTGCAAGAATCATCCATAGCTTTCGAACCCATTCCTTTGAAGCCTTTTCAATGAACTTTCCGATAAAGAAATTGGCAACCACGCAGAAAATCAAAATGCAGACATAGCTACCGCTGGTCTTGTAGTAGAAGAACAAGCTGGTGGCGAACAGGAAGGTGTTGCGCATCAGAATTCTGTTGTGGACCAGGGTCAAAACAGCGAACACAACTGCAAAGAATCCCCAGAAGTAGAACTGTGTGAACAGCAGGGGACTGTTGGGGTCAAATGCAAAGGTGCGGGTTAAAAAAGGAAGTATATAATCGAGCATGGTTCTAAAAGGATTTTGTTAATTCTTCGCAGGTTCAGCGATCTTTTTTTCAGCAGTCTTTGTAGGGGTGTCCTGTGCAGTGTCGGACTGTTTTACCGGGGCCGGCTGCAGAGCCTTGGGTTCCTCGGCTGGAAGCTTTGCGATATGATCGGCATAGGCGTTTATCAAAGCCTTGTAGAACAGATCGCCAAGTAGGTGGTAGCCGGCAAGCTTGAAGTGAACCTTGTCGCCCTTGGCTAGGTCTGCCTTTTCCCACTTTGCCATGGAGCCTAGGCCACCCATAAGGTTGAACTTGTCCCAGACACCGGCCTTGTGCTTTTCTGCCAGATTGAAGAACGCCTTGCGAGCCACTTCGCCATTGGGGTGCTGCACGTAACGACGTCTCTTGACCTTGCGATACATGTCGTTGTTGGTCTCGAAGATAATTGCAGCATTAGGTGAAACCTTCTTGATTCGAGCAATAAGCTTACTGTAGTCGTCAACGAACTGCTTGTCGTTGAAATTAACAACGTTGGCGTCGTTGATGCCGATGGCGAAAATAACCAGGTCGGGCTTGTAGAATTCCATTTCTTTTTCGAAATTGGGGGAGATTTCCTCGAAGTAGTCGTGAACCCTGGCCCCGTTAATTCCTACACCGGTGTAGGTAATGCCCGGCTGATCATTTTCGGACAGAATGCCGGTAAGGGTGAATCGAGGACGTGCGTTCTTCTTTACGGAATCGGCAACAGCAACTGTGTCTGGAATGCAGTGGGTGTTTTCAGAGTTGGATTCGTCCAACTCACCTTCGGCGTAATTGACTGCGGGCTTTGCAACAACGTCGGAACACTTCCGCATGCCTGTTGGATTTTCGGCAACCTTGGTTTCCTTGTCGCTAGCAGCCATGCAGGCCGTATCTAGCAAATCGCAGTCGCCTTGGAACATGGAATCCAGGGCCATCTCGGTATTTGCAGGTAAAGTCACGTTGTCTGGAACAGAAACCTTAGCCGAATCCTTGACTGCATTTTGGGCCTTGGCTGCGGAATCGATTTGCGTTGAATCCATGTTTGCCCTGGCGATAGAATCCTGCAGCAGAGAGTCCGTGATGAACTGTGCGACGCTGGCCTGCTGGAGGCTGTCGACCCAACGGAACTGGATCAAGATGGAGTCGATGGGGCGAGGACTGGTAAACACATAGCTACCGCTGGAAGAATCCTGGACGCCGTAGATGTCTGTAGAATCAACGCGAAGAACCGGCACCACGTCGTTGTTGTCGCTGTAGCCAAAGAGACGGAACTTGGTTTCGCCCCACATGGGCTCGGAATTATACTTGTCCAGCAATAACGAGATTTCTGCACGAGGATCGCTGGTGCTGACTGCAATGCCCAAAAGTCCAAGGGGCATGTTCACAGCCTTTTGGATATTGCGGCATTTTTCCCAGATGCCCTTGTAATAGCTGGCATAGCTGGAGGGGGTGTTTGTCTTGGCCGCAGAGTAGGGAAATACGAAACCGCGGCCGGCGCTTGCACCCGGATATTCCTTGATCAGGTGTTCGCGGATACGACCGGAGATTACATCTGCTTGCAGGTGGGATCCACCTATATGCAAAATGCGGACTTGACCCTTGTTTTCAAAAACCAGCGTGTCCAGTTTTTTATAGAAGGCTTCGAAATCGGCGTCACCCTTAGGGAACTGGATTGTGTTCAAGGTTGTGTCAATGAAGTCGTACTTGGATAAGTCTAGAACATAGCTGCCGGGTGCGATGGTCAGGTCCTTGGCAAAGCCATTGCTGAAAGACAGAATGCATGCAAAAAGGATTATGAACTTAGCAAAGAGTGTGTATCCAGTTTTCACTTGGCCTCCTCCGCAGTATTCTTTGTAGAATCAGCCTTTGCAGAATCCTGAACTGCGGACTGGACTGGTGCGGACTTTACACTGTCGGCGTAGTCGTGAATGTCGCGGAGTTTTTCGTCGCTAATGCCGTGCTTGTCGCGGAACTTGAAGTAGTCGTAGTGCATGCGAAGTGCTGCGCAGAACAGGTCACCCATGTAGGCGGCACCACGGCGGGTAAAGTGGATGTGGTCCGTAAAGCCAAGGGCCGGTTCCTTTTTGACCCATTTCATCATGGCTCCGTTTCCACCCATGACGCGGTGCATGTCCCAGTAGGCGACTCCGTTTTCCAGGGCGACTTGGCGTAGGGTCTTGATGGTAAGGGCTAGACCCGGATAGGTCTTCCATTGGCCATCCACCTGCTTTGCCATGTCTGCGGGGCCGATGAACAGAATGTCTGCGTCGGGGTTGGCCTTCTGGATCGCATGGATCTGGCGGGTAATGATTTTCTTTGTCCATTCCACATTGCTGGAACTGGTTCCCGGAACAAGGTTGCCGCCGTATTCCATAATGATGAGGCGGGCGTTCATTGCCTTGTAGCTTTCTGCCAGAAGTTCGGAATCGATGCGGTGGAAGATTGTGCCGGAGCTTCCGCGCATGGCCACGTTGTCTACGTTTACGCCGTAACCGCCTTCAGCAGAAATGGCGTAGACTTCGGCATAGCCGGAGATGTACAGCTTGGCGAGAGAGGTTGTATCCGGAAGCTTCCAGGTGTAGACTGCCAGCTTGTTGAATTTCTCGACAGAGGGGGCGGCTGCTTCCACAACCTTCGTAGTGGTCTTTTCCTTGGGAGTGCCGTCTTCATTTTCGCCAACAACTTCGGTAAAGGTCTGATTGACGTTTAGACGAACCTTGATGCGGGCGTTCTTGTTCACAAGCAGCTTAAAGGTGTTGAAGCCGCCAACGTGCTTGAACTGGTCCTTCTTTTCCTTTCGCTTCTGGATGGTAATGGCGGCGTCTCCGTTAAGCTGGGCCAGCTGGGCAAGCGGGCCGTAACGCCCGTGATCTGCTTCCTGGTCCTTGGGACCGAACAGGATGTATCGTTCCAGGGCTCCGCTGCTGGAGTGACTTGTGGTCTGGGAAGGAACTGTCATGATAGGAGGCATCATGCCGGGACCTGCACCGCCGAATTCGTCCTGCAGGTCATCGCGGATGGTTGCAGAAATACGGTCTTCTTCTAGCTGGGAGTCACCGTAATGAACGATATGGACAACGGTGCTGTCCAGTTCGGCCAGTTCCAGATGCAGGAAAAAGCGGTCAAACCAGGTGGGGTCGTCGTTGGGGAAATCAAAGCGGGTTTTGCCGTTTTTAAAGAAGTCCTCGTAAAACTTTAGGGAGTCGGAGAATGCCGCAAATTCCTTCTTGCGGGTGGCTTCCATCATTTCCCTGATGGCGGCTTCGGGGTCTTCCTGAGGTTCGGCGGCAGAATCACCTTCTGCAACTGCAGGAGCCTTCTCGAAAATATCCGTCAGCTTAGGGTAGCGGAGCGTGTAGTCTCCAATGGAAATGCCGCCTTCGGGATAGATCACGGCTACAATGCCGAGAACTACAAAAAGGCTAAGGATACTGAGTAAAGTTTTTAAAGGGGACATGTATCAATTAACAATGAACAATTAACAATGAACAATGGACAATTACGAATTATGAAGTACGAGAAAAAGGTCTCTCATAATTCATAACCCATAATTCATAATTGCGAAGCTACAGTGCTGCCTTGATGGCTTCTACGTTGCCAACGTGCATGGTGCCGTCTCGCAAATCCTTGTATTCGAATTCGCCAGCGGCTGCCTTGTCGCCATCAACGTAAACCACGATCTTTGCACCCTGGTAGTTTGCCTGGTCCAGCTGCTTGCCCATCTTCATGGAGGAGAGCGGGTGAGAAACTGTATTTCCGTTTGCGCGGAAAATCTGGGCTGCTTCAAAGACCTTCTTCATGTCGTTAGTGAAGCTTGCGATGTAGAAGTCCACACTCTGCTTGGGGCTGGGGAGCAAGTTGTGTTCGCGGAGCAAGTCTGCAAGCACCACGTCGCCCATGCCAAAGCCAACGCCCGGAATGCGGTCGCCGCCAAGCTTTTCGGTAAGGCTGTCGTAACGGCCACCACCTGCAATGGCGCGCATGGATTTACCCTTGTCGAACACTTCGAATACGATGCCGGTGTAGTAGGCGAGACCGCGGACAATGGAAAGGTCCAGGTTCACGCATTCGCCGTAACCAGCGGCTTCCAATGTGGCAAACAGGTCCTTGATTTCGTCGAGAGCGGCGGTAGCGGCTTCGCTATGGACGGCTGCAGCAACTTCCTCGATGGACTTGCAACTCATGAAAGCGTCAAGCTTTGCCACCTGATCTTCAGTGAGGCCAGCGTCAGCCAATGCCTTTGCAAAAGCTTCGGGGCCGATTTTCAGGCGACGGTCAAGAGCGGGGTAGACCTGTGCGGGGTTGGGGGCGCCAATTTCGTCCAGGTAGGTGGCCAGCAACTTACGGCTAGAAACGCCAATGGCAAATTCCCCATCCTTCAGGCCGAACTTGCGGAGCATGGTGGCGATAGCTGCCATCAGGTCGGCTTCGGCGTAAATGCTTTCGGTACCGATGATGTCCATGTTCAGCTGGAAGAATTCACGGAGGCGACCCTTCTGTGCCTTTTCGTAACGGAACAGGCGAGGCATACTGAACCACTTGAAGGGTTTCTTCAGTTCGCGGGCCTTCTGGATCACCAAGCGGGCGAGCGTCGGGGTCATTTCGGGGCGGAGCGCAATGGCGCGGTCGCCCTTGTCCACAAAGTTATAGAGCTGGCTTACGATTTCGTCGCCGGACTTTCCGGTGTACAGCTCCAGGTGTTCAAACATGGGGCCTTCGTATTCTTCGTAGGCGAATTCTTCGGCGGTTTTACGCCAGGTGTCAAAGATGTAGTTCTGAATGCGCTGTGCTTCAGGATAAAAATCGCGTGTGCCTTTCGGCAACTGGGGAATTGCAATACTCATAGTGCTGCCAAAGATAGAAAATTGGAAAAAGCCCCCGAAATTTTCGGGGGCAAAATGCTATTTGTATAGAAGCAATTTTGAATATTACTTCACTTCGATGAGGGGACTGGTCTCGCTTAGCAGGTAGGTCCATTCCTCGCGAATCTTTTCGTATTCGGCAGGGTCGGCATACAGCGCAAACGTAGTCCACTTGATGCTGTTCTCACCATTGAAATCCTTTTCGAAACTGACGTAATCCGGTTCACGGCTGAATGCCTTGGGACCTTTAACCACTGCGGTCTTGCCACTAGCGGCCTTGACAGTCAGGTTGTAGCTGAACTGGGTCTCGTGAGGCATACGGATGGGATGGTGACGCTTGGAAACCTTGGGCAGCTTGAAAAGGCTGCGCTCCCATACGTTGGGGAAACGGCCCTTCAGTTCGGAACCGCCCTGCCCGAAGTAACCCTTGGATGCGTAGGTAACGATAAGGATCAAGGGCTTGTTGAATTCAGACAGGTTCTCGATCTTGATGTTTCCGATGCTAACGTCGGGAATACCTGTCACGAGGAATTCTTCCATAAGGCGTTCCTGGTCCTTGACGTCGCGGCCGTAGAAACGGTTACGCATAACGCTGCCGAACTTGCCTGCAAGAGAGACGGAGTCGCGGAATTCGCAGGCACCGTCGTTGCCGATAAACAGGCGATGGTTGATTGCAACCTGATGCTCCTGGTTGTCTTCCAGGATGGGGGTGGTTACCACATGGCTGTTGTCGTCGTCAATAACCAGGGCCACCTTGCCTTCCATGTCGAGGGGCACGGGGCGGTCGTTTCCAGTCTTGTCCGTAGCGTCAATCCACATTTCGCTGATCTTGTCCTGCTTGGGAACGTAGAGGATCATGTGGTTGAACTGCTGGATGGTGGGAAGCTGCTCGAAGCCTTCTTCCGTAAGATGGATTGCGGCAAGATAGCTCTTGATGCCAACTGCGGCAAGCATTTCCTTCAACAGTAGGGCCATGTCCTTACAGTCGCCGCGATGCTCCTTGAGCGTCACTTCGGCGGTCTGGGGAATAAGGCTGTGACCGCCGAAGCGGACATCGCGGTAGCGGATGTCGCGGCGTACGAAGTTCACGATGGCCTTGACGGCGTTGTCGTTTGCCTTGCTGCCCTTGACTTCGAAGGCTTTTTCACGAACGGAAACAGCCTGCTTGAACTGGTGCTTGATCAGGTTCTGGTAATCTTCGCCGACGTTCTTCCATTCCTGCTTTCCTGTGAGCATCAGGCCTGCGCCGAAGTCGCGGTATACAGGCATGTAGAGTTCCTTGCGGATTACCACAGGATTGTTGATGGTCCATTCCACGCCGCCCTTGATATCGCGACGTTCCAAGGGGCCGTATTCCTCGGTAACAAAGCGGTCCTTGTCTGCATAGATCTTGAAGCTGGCTTCACCAACGGGAACATCCTTGGAACTTACGAAGTTGGTGTAGGGAATCATACCCTTGTTCTCGATGTTCGTACGGCTGTACTGCATGTAGATGAAGTCGCCCGGTTCCAGTTCCTGCAAGGGGAAGTGGGCTGTCTGGCTTTCGTTTCCGCCGCCGATTTCCGTGGCGTAAGTAATGTAGGCCCCGTTCAGGTTTGCCTTCTGCTTCAGCTTCATGTTGCTGTCGTAGACTTCCAGGGCGTTAATGTAGATGCGGTCGAAGCCTGGCAGGAAGTCGAAGGTAAATTCACGGTAGATGGCGGCGCCGCGCACATCCAGGATTTCCATGAACATTTCCTCGGAACGGGTCCAGTTGGCACCCTTTTCTGCCTTCAGCATTTCCTTACGGTAGTGGATGACGGCAGGGAAGTCTCCGTCGACTCCCGCGGCCTTTGCCTCGGGACGAAGCAGGCTCTTGAGGTCTGCCGCCCTAGGCTCCACCGGGTCGATAGGCTTTTGCAGGGTGCGGTTGTCTGCCTTGCCCAGGAATGCCTTGGTTGCAGACAGGAAACTCTTGGCGTCTTCGTTGTCGGGCCTTAGGGCCAGGGCCTTCGTCAGGGATTTTTCTGCATCGCGGTAGTTCCTGCTGTAGAAAAGAATCTTTCCCTGCATGGTCCAGATCTTGTAATCGTTTCTGTCTTTGGCCAAGGTCTCTTCGCTGATGGCGCGGGCTTCCTCGAAACGGCCCAGGA
Coding sequences within it:
- a CDS encoding SDR family oxidoreductase, with product MNLFKDKVVVVTGGAHGIGATIVSEFEKEGAKVALIDIRENPCYVGDLSKKEVLEDFAKFVIEKFGHVDVLVNNALPLMKGIDECSYEEFSYALAVGVTAPFYLAKLFAPYFAKGACIINMSSSRDRMSQPQTESYTAAKGGIAALTHALAVSLGERGVRVNSISPGWIDTGFTVYEGPDATQQPAGRVGNPLDISNMVLFLASDKAGFITGENICIDGGMTKQMIYHNDCGWKLEK
- a CDS encoding MBOAT family protein — protein: MLDYILPFLTRTFAFDPNSPLLFTQFYFWGFFAVVFAVLTLVHNRILMRNTFLFATSLFFYYKTSGSYVCILIFCVVANFFIGKFIEKASKEWVRKLWMILAVAIDLLVLSYFKYAYFFLDVFYQITGIELHVYNFFAAASNAIFKTNSLVDTIILPVGISFFTFQAISYCVDIYRGKIKAVSNVLDFGFYLTFFPQLVAGPIVRADNFVPQLYKKFFLPRRAFGIAVFWILNGLGKKVILSDYLATNFVDRVFDTPLLFTGFENLIALFAYSLQVYADFSGYTDIAIGVALLMGFRLPQNFNSPYKALNPTDFWRRWHISLSTWLRDYLYIPLGGNRKASFGTYFWIIFTAVSSVLLSGSIWVGVGCAAFLLYILLYMRFKPESKKFITTQMNAMTTKLLGGLWHGASFNFIIWGGLNGFGQIFNLIWCKRSLSWRAFASFFLLAICAIFYKILGYPIFAILTVWFGALFVGIYSVMIFRLFSQKTFHWLYVAWNVTLTFVFITFTRLFFRAGSNLDPAEANEVAWNTAKNMVNQMGSAWKLDTIPAIAWEHMNIILVFVAGMLIHWIPQRIKSRYRIAFATLPLPLMVLATAVIIFFMYQFMSADTPPFIYFQF
- a CDS encoding GDSL-type esterase/lipase family protein, which gives rise to MKTGYTLFAKFIILFACILSFSNGFAKDLTIAPGSYVLDLSKYDFIDTTLNTIQFPKGDADFEAFYKKLDTLVFENKGQVRILHIGGSHLQADVISGRIREHLIKEYPGASAGRGFVFPYSAAKTNTPSSYASYYKGIWEKCRNIQKAVNMPLGLLGIAVSTSDPRAEISLLLDKYNSEPMWGETKFRLFGYSDNNDVVPVLRVDSTDIYGVQDSSSGSYVFTSPRPIDSILIQFRWVDSLQQASVAQFITDSLLQDSIARANMDSTQIDSAAKAQNAVKDSAKVSVPDNVTLPANTEMALDSMFQGDCDLLDTACMAASDKETKVAENPTGMRKCSDVVAKPAVNYAEGELDESNSENTHCIPDTVAVADSVKKNARPRFTLTGILSENDQPGITYTGVGINGARVHDYFEEISPNFEKEMEFYKPDLVIFAIGINDANVVNFNDKQFVDDYSKLIARIKKVSPNAAIIFETNNDMYRKVKRRRYVQHPNGEVARKAFFNLAEKHKAGVWDKFNLMGGLGSMAKWEKADLAKGDKVHFKLAGYHLLGDLFYKALINAYADHIAKLPAEEPKALQPAPVKQSDTAQDTPTKTAEKKIAEPAKN
- the hisS gene encoding histidine--tRNA ligase; this translates as MSIAIPQLPKGTRDFYPEAQRIQNYIFDTWRKTAEEFAYEEYEGPMFEHLELYTGKSGDEIVSQLYNFVDKGDRAIALRPEMTPTLARLVIQKARELKKPFKWFSMPRLFRYEKAQKGRLREFFQLNMDIIGTESIYAEADLMAAIATMLRKFGLKDGEFAIGVSSRKLLATYLDEIGAPNPAQVYPALDRRLKIGPEAFAKALADAGLTEDQVAKLDAFMSCKSIEEVAAAVHSEAATAALDEIKDLFATLEAAGYGECVNLDLSIVRGLAYYTGIVFEVFDKGKSMRAIAGGGRYDSLTEKLGGDRIPGVGFGMGDVVLADLLREHNLLPSPKQSVDFYIASFTNDMKKVFEAAQIFRANGNTVSHPLSSMKMGKQLDQANYQGAKIVVYVDGDKAAAGEFEYKDLRDGTMHVGNVEAIKAAL
- a CDS encoding tetratricopeptide repeat protein — protein: MAEDYFGDYESSPAPSSTAGSGKRNSSQQAPMVRNGAISTAGFSFKAPDSDGWSQVSINDPGETGVPYEFYNAKTGRRAVLIEVELPKGEPARLMDRAQMEMQAFESSGKKATLAETYPEEAFGATGAFFDVKGKRFETPYEAVGLVIGGGNHVYTLTLSATDDVPAEGALKEEWKEFFASFALKETSQESGPELSPERVQEFKSEALGYTWSVKDTLWHHWMGISRQNDDPDLVLSNKGEDISMFVYGAMVPQDEVNQNDLFKVLLVRLGVDPSNPTLEVHRQKVGDKYAQDFTLTHVVNKFDFIYKGRYFYEDGRGILVVTWTQGVNKGKYSKVMDHAIEGITVGAKPEMNSADADAAKKQAKFNAAIMSQVGLLRLLENQPLVALSYFERANKMDPEEPLYLINCGFVYQMKELYGPGISHFESQRELVRKNGKLLSILGEMYEALFDYGRARECAEGALRYTPNNPEYVINLSDALWGLGQRNQSLMVVQRLYDTQPSSRLGVYLAKTYMGLDQYAEAVDVLYGVRGRFGMSVELGTTMMDALMFLGRFEEARAISEETLAKDRNDYKIWTMQGKILFYSRNYRDAEKSLTKALALRPDNEDAKSFLSATKAFLGKADNRTLQKPIDPVEPRAADLKSLLRPEAKAAGVDGDFPAVIHYRKEMLKAEKGANWTRSEEMFMEILDVRGAAIYREFTFDFLPGFDRIYINALEVYDSNMKLKQKANLNGAYITYATEIGGGNESQTAHFPLQELEPGDFIYMQYSRTNIENKGMIPYTNFVSSKDVPVGEASFKIYADKDRFVTEEYGPLERRDIKGGVEWTINNPVVIRKELYMPVYRDFGAGLMLTGKQEWKNVGEDYQNLIKHQFKQAVSVREKAFEVKGSKANDNAVKAIVNFVRRDIRYRDVRFGGHSLIPQTAEVTLKEHRGDCKDMALLLKEMLAAVGIKSYLAAIHLTEEGFEQLPTIQQFNHMILYVPKQDKISEMWIDATDKTGNDRPVPLDMEGKVALVIDDDNSHVVTTPILEDNQEHQVAINHRLFIGNDGACEFRDSVSLAGKFGSVMRNRFYGRDVKDQERLMEEFLVTGIPDVSIGNIKIENLSEFNKPLILIVTYASKGYFGQGGSELKGRFPNVWERSLFKLPKVSKRHHPIRMPHETQFSYNLTVKAASGKTAVVKGPKAFSREPDYVSFEKDFNGENSIKWTTFALYADPAEYEKIREEWTYLLSETSPLIEVK